A genomic stretch from Strongyloides ratti genome assembly S_ratti_ED321, chromosome : 1 includes:
- a CDS encoding Asator, with protein MTEEHENHKFEVTQTESIIQQDTPAPPNLIGRLLKKYVVISKIDEGSFGAIFLAKKLTKEKIVIDKNFSCTDISEDELGKYQVIKAESNFTEGGCGLKMEVEILKKIHQIFPDTEQFVKINEPSRRNLYSYVFMTLLGKSLKDLVKDLPDRQFSIGTWSRIGIQGLFAVKQLHEAGYIHRDLKPANFVLGHKNDSKRCRFIHLIDFGLSRGFITIINGVRWHRKPRKVVDFRGTEFYCSQSMHFDLEQQRIDDIWGLIFTLMEMYKGLPWSFVNQSEVEAKKKTTKLIDILNFLPTELAKSLTNLNNIERRGRPNYEEIYDRYDWEKVVNSKAPSMEKFECMHEEFKKDRLSDLNIIKNGEYQQISNRSVKNNTPLDTNVSVCFGP; from the exons atgacagAAGAACATGAGAATCATAAATTTGAAGTTACACAAACAGAATCTATAATTCAACAGGATACTCCTGCTCCTCCAAATCTTATTGGACGtctactaaaaaaatatgtagtAATTAGTAAAATTGATGAAGGAAGTTTTGGAGCAATATTTCTTGCAAAAAAATtgacaaaagaaaaaattgttattgaTAAGAATTTTAGTTGTACAGATATTTCTGAAGATGAACTTGGTAAATATCAAGTTATTAAAGCAGAATCAAATTTTACTGAAGGAGGTTGTGGTTTAAAAATGGAagtagaaatattaaaaaaaatacatcaAATATTTCCTGATACGGAACAATTTGTCAAAATTAATGAACCAAGTCGTAGAAATTTGTATAGTTATGTTTTTATGACATTATTAGgaaaaagtttaaaagaTCTTGTTAAGGATCTTCCTGACAGACAATTTTCTATTGGTACTTGGTCTAGAATTGGAATTCAAGGATTATTTGCTGTTAAACAATTACATGAAGCTGGATATATTCATCGTGACTTGAAACCAGCAAATTTTGTTCTTGGTCATAAAAATGATTCTAAAAGATGTCGTTTTATACATCTTATTGATTTTGGTTTATCAAGAGGATTTATAACTATTATTAATGGGGTTAGATGGCATCGAAAACCTCGTAAAGTTGTTGATTTTCGTGGTACAGAATTTTATTGTTCTCAATCAATGCATTTTGATTTGGAACAACAAAGAATTGATGATATATGGGgtttaatatttactttaatgGAAATGTATAAAGGTCTTCCTTGGTCATTTGTTAATCAAAGTGAAGTTGAAGCTAAGAAAAAAACAACTAAATtaatagatattttaaattttttacctaCAGAATTAGCTAAATCACTAACAAatcttaataatattgaaagaaGAGGTAGACCAAATTATGAAGAGATATAT GATCGATATGATTGGGAAAAAGTTGTTAATTCTAAAGCTCCATCAATGGAAAAATTTGAATGTATGCatgaagaatttaaaaaagatcgTCTTAgtgatttaaatattataaaaaatggtGAATATCAACAAATTTCTAATCGTTCAGTTAAAAACAATACACCTTTAGATACAAATGTTTCAGTTTGTTTTGGCccttaa
- a CDS encoding Innexin family-containing protein gives MLYVPFLDEAIQKLLSKSCNDDTINRLCNVITPCLLIFFTLFICAKQYVGEPIQCWVPQEFESGWEEYAEDICFIKNTYYIPINESIPRHQLNRSQTEIGYYQWVPIILSLMSFMLYLPKWIKKLLINQSNIDIDGIIMEAVSLKNLSKEDRQSNMKKLKNYIDECLEYEVQNNYFFNQCSRFTSIRLIYITTIHICINFFNSLNIIFQFLFLNNFLGSKYTMWGYEVIKDLVHGKEWEDSPIFPRVTLCDFQVRRLANIHHYTIQCVLMINMINEKIFLFLWFWFSIIAIIASINFLYSFWKFFLPMNRERNLYIYFTDDFNRNNNPTYFKKVFSLFVNDYIKVDGYYILNYIEKRAGGILVKEIVHELFDNFLQNQKKI, from the coding sequence atgctTTATGTTCCTTTTCTTGATGAAGCAATTCAAAAGTTGTTGAGTAAATCATGTAATGACGATACAATTAATCGTCTTTGTAATGTTATTACTCCATGCCTTCTTatcttttttacattatttatttgtgcCAAACAATATGTTGGTGAACCAATTCAATGTTGGGTACCTCAAGAATTTGAAAGTGGTTGGGAAGAGTATGCTGAAGatatatgttttataaaaaatacttattaTATTCCTATAAATGAATCTATTCCTAGACATCAATTAAATCGTAGTCAAACTGAAATAGGATATTATCAATGGGTacctattattttatcattaatgtCATTTATGCTATATCTTCCAAAAtggattaaaaaattattaattaatcaaTCTAATATTGATATAGATGGAATAATTATGGAAGCtgtatcattaaaaaatcttaGTAAAGAAGATAGACAAagtaatatgaaaaaattaaaaaattatattgatgAATGTCTTGAATATGAAgttcaaaataattatttttttaatcaatgTTCAAGATTTACAAGTATaagattaatttatataacaacTATCCATATctgtattaattttttcaattcattaaatattatttttcaatttttatttctcaATAATTTTCTTGGATCAAAATATACAATGTGGGGATATGAAGTGATTAAAGATTTAGTTCATGGAAAAGAATGGGAAGATTCTCCAATTTTTCCCAGAGTAACATTATGTGATTTTCAGGTTAGAAGACTTGCCAATATACATCATTATACTATTCAATGTGTTTTGATGATTAATAtgattaatgaaaaaattttcctATTTCTTTGGTTTTGGTTTTCAATTATTGCTATCATTGCAagtatcaattttttatactcattttggaaattttttttaccaatgAATCGtgaaagaaatttatatatttattttacagatgattttaatagaaataataatccaacatattttaaaaaagtattttctttatttgtTAATGACTACATTAAAGTTGATggttattatattttaaactatataGAAAAACGAGCTGGTGGTATATTAGTAAAAGAAATAGTTCatgaattatttgataattttcttcaaaaccaaaaaaagatataa
- a CDS encoding Thymidylate kinase, with protein sequence MLNRGILIVLEGIDRSGKTTQSKCLVDYLSGKGLKTHLRRVPDRSEPLTGPAIDKFLQTATSVEQNKNTLHLLFSANRWAIIDEIKKFLDDGIVVICDRYVYSGISYSLAKGLERKWVISPDVGLPKPDIVLFFDIKPESARTRDGYGDEVFEKKSFQDIVYKEMKNLMLKNKDICKIINANRPVDEISKDIQNIVSEKLDSPNIKPLIYLTESDLL encoded by the exons ATGCTTAATAGGGGTATTCTAATTGTACTTGAAGGCATTGATAGGAGTGGAAAAACTACACAATCAAAATGCCTTGTTGATTATCTATCTGGAAAAGGATTGAAAACTCATTTGCGAAGAGTTCCAG ATCGTAGTGAACCATTAACTGGACCAGCAATTGATAAATTTCTCCAAACAGCAACATCAGTTGaacaaaacaaaaatacgttacatttattattttcagcTAATCGTTGGGCAATAATTGATgagattaaaaaatttttggaTGATGGTATTGTTGTTATATGTGATCGTTATGTTTATTCAGGAATATCATATTCTTTGGCAAAGGGTCTTGAACGAAAATGGGTTATCAGTCCAGATGTTGGATTACCTAAACCtgatattgttttattttttgatattaaacCTGAATCTGCAAGAACTCGTGATGGTTATGGCGATGaagtatttgaaaaaaaatctttccaagatattgtttataaagagatgaaaaatttaatgttaaaaaacaAGGATATTTGTAAG aTAATTAATGCCAATAGACCTGTAGATGAAATTTCAAAAGACattcaaaatattgtttCTGAGAAATTGGATTCACCGAATATAAAACCTTTAATTTACCTAACTGAAAGTgatttattgtaa